The window AAGCTATGTACCAAAAGCCTATTCCCCATTCCCTAGCGCAAAGTGCTATATCTCCTATGACCACACTCAGCAACCAACTCCAAACCCCCCAAGAATGGGATCTGTCTGACCTCTACCAACGACTAGACGACCCCAAAATTCAACAAGACCTGGAGCATCTACAACAGCAAGCCACCACCTTTCGCCAGACCTATCGCAGCAAAATTGCCCAACTCTCCCCAGAGGAAATCCTCGACTGCTTACAACAGCTCGAAACCCTCTTTCAATCCTGTGGCTACCTGTGGGCCTATCCGAGCTTAGTCTTTTCCGCCGATACCCGTAACAGCCTCGCCAAACAACTGCTTGATCAAATCATGGAAGCAGTAACCACCCTAGAAAATGAGGTTCTCTTTTTTGATTTAGAACTCAAAAAATTACCCATATCTCAACTCGAAAAACTGCAACAATCACCCCTCTTAGCCTCCTATTACCATTACCTAAAACAAATTGCCAAATTTCGCCCCTACGCCCTTTCCGAAGAAGTTGAACAAACCCGAAATCAGGATAACTTAACCGGTCGTAGCGCCTTTATTCAACTCCGTTCTCTGCACCTAGGCGAACAAAACTATACCCCAGTCACCACCCCAGAAGGAAAAAACGCCGAAACCGAAGCCGATCTTTCTGCCTTACGTTTGCATCCTTCCCCAGAAATTCGCTACCAGTCCTATATTTCCCTCCGGGAAGTCATGCAGCAGCATAACTTGCTCTATGCCAATATTCTCAACAATATTGCCCAAGATCATAAGCTCGAAAATAAAATGCGAGGCTATGACTCTACCCTCAGCAAACAACTTTTAGAAGACCAAGTTTCTGAACCGGTCTTCCAAGCCATTATGACGGGAATGGCTGACCGCTACGATCTTTTTCAACGCTATTACCATCTCAAAGCTAAAACCCTAGGGGAACCCATCCGTAGTTGTGATATTTATGCCCCTTGGACGCAAGATCCTAGCCCTTCGTTACCCTATAATTTAGGAGTAGAAACTCTGTTAAAAGCCTTAGAGCAATTTGATATTAATTATGCTCGCCGCGCTGAGGAATTTTTCCTCAAAAATTGGGTCGATGCCAAAGTTAGACCTGGCAAACGGGGCGGTGCATTTTGTGCCTATAACCATGGCAAACATAGTTATTTATTGCTCTCCTATACCGAGGATTATAACTCCCTATTCACCTTAGCCCACGAAATGGGTCATGGTTTACATTTTGCCTGGATTGATGACCATCAAAGCTATTTTAACAGCAATCCCCCCATGGTGATCGCTGAAGTGGCTTCCACGTTTAATGAATTGTTGTTATTAGATTTTCTCCTGGAATCCTCCGATCCAGCCTTAAAGCTCTCCATTTTGACCGGACAACTCGAAGATCAATTAAGCTTACTCTTCCGCCAGAGTACCATCAGTCGCTTAGAATTACTTATCCATGAACGAGCTAACCAAGGCAGTTTCGATCGTCATTTTGTTAATCAGGAATGGATGAAGTTGTATGAACAGCTTTGTGGAGATGCGATTACCCTCTTGCCTGAACATCAATATGATTGGGCGAGAATTGGTCATATTTTCTTTAAGCCGTTCTATTGCTATCAATACACCGCTTCTCATATTGTCAGCTTGGCTTGTTATCAACAATATCGACAACGGAGTAAAGAGTTTGTGCCTGGATATCTAGAATTGTTATCGACAGGAGGAAGTGTGGATCAGGTGGAAGCACTCAAACAGTATGTAGGTGTTAATTTAACCGATCCAGCGACGATTGGTCATGCGCTGGAATATGTTCAAGGGTTGATCGATCAATTGGAGGAAACGTTAACCCTTAAAAGTGAATAATGAATAATCATTCAGTGTCTTGCAGAAAATCATCCAAAAGTGGACTAGGGTAAGAGAAGAACAAAGTTAACGTCAGTTTTGGTTAAGGGCATTTTGCGGCTGATGCGATGAAGGAATGGAGATTACAGCCAACGATAGCGTTTTGGCTTACCCAAAACTGACGTTTATTTGACAATGTTATAACAGCCTCAAGTGACAGAATTTAAGTCGATTAGCGAGACTGGCGGCGCTTGAGCGCAGCGAAACCAGCAATGAACGCTAACCCAAGAACAGCGCTCGGTTCAGGAACTTTTTCCACAGTAAATAGCCAGTCAGAAGCATATAGATGAGTTGCATCTTCACGAAGAGTCCCCTCATCAGCATGATTGAGCCAACCCCATCCTGAATAACCCTCTTCACCTCGATGATCTGTATCAATTTTGAAAGAGTAGTCATGCACTCCTTTATAATCAAAGAGGTCATAGGAACCGACAGTAGAAGAAATATTCCCTTGCCCCTGTCCATCACCCCAGACGACTAGCCCGTCACCATTTGTTGTTACATTGTTATAAGTAAAATCGAGATCCCAAACGACAGGATTATCATAACTTGAACCTACATCAAGTCCTCCAAACACTTTCCCAGAAATAGTAACGCTCGATCCATCATATTCTAGGAAGACCTCAGATTGAGAATCTTCACAGTTGAAAGTGTAGATGTCGCTAGAGTTACCAGAGACTAAGCCATCCAGCCGAAGACAGTATGCTGGTGGAGCTGCATTGCCATCTGGATGATTATTCACACGATATTTGCCAATAGAAAAGGCATGAGCTGGATTAACAGCAAGCGTAGAAATACTAGCAGTAAAAATACTTATGGAGATTCCACGGAGGATATGGGTAAAGGGGTTATGGTTAATCATGATATCTATTCTGATTAGAGATAAAAGGGATAGTTTGAAAGATCAATTCAGAGCATATTGATCTGCTCTTGAGAATCTGTGATAGCTTTTAGCTTTTAACTTAGGTTAGTGTTTTTCAGTAAAAATCGTGAACCCCTAGACCCTATTCTTCA is drawn from Roseofilum reptotaenium CS-1145 and contains these coding sequences:
- a CDS encoding M3 family oligoendopeptidase, whose amino-acid sequence is MTTLSNQLQTPQEWDLSDLYQRLDDPKIQQDLEHLQQQATTFRQTYRSKIAQLSPEEILDCLQQLETLFQSCGYLWAYPSLVFSADTRNSLAKQLLDQIMEAVTTLENEVLFFDLELKKLPISQLEKLQQSPLLASYYHYLKQIAKFRPYALSEEVEQTRNQDNLTGRSAFIQLRSLHLGEQNYTPVTTPEGKNAETEADLSALRLHPSPEIRYQSYISLREVMQQHNLLYANILNNIAQDHKLENKMRGYDSTLSKQLLEDQVSEPVFQAIMTGMADRYDLFQRYYHLKAKTLGEPIRSCDIYAPWTQDPSPSLPYNLGVETLLKALEQFDINYARRAEEFFLKNWVDAKVRPGKRGGAFCAYNHGKHSYLLLSYTEDYNSLFTLAHEMGHGLHFAWIDDHQSYFNSNPPMVIAEVASTFNELLLLDFLLESSDPALKLSILTGQLEDQLSLLFRQSTISRLELLIHERANQGSFDRHFVNQEWMKLYEQLCGDAITLLPEHQYDWARIGHIFFKPFYCYQYTASHIVSLACYQQYRQRSKEFVPGYLELLSTGGSVDQVEALKQYVGVNLTDPATIGHALEYVQGLIDQLEETLTLKSE
- a CDS encoding PEP-CTERM sorting domain-containing protein, with the protein product MINHNPFTHILRGISISIFTASISTLAVNPAHAFSIGKYRVNNHPDGNAAPPAYCLRLDGLVSGNSSDIYTFNCEDSQSEVFLEYDGSSVTISGKVFGGLDVGSSYDNPVVWDLDFTYNNVTTNGDGLVVWGDGQGQGNISSTVGSYDLFDYKGVHDYSFKIDTDHRGEEGYSGWGWLNHADEGTLREDATHLYASDWLFTVEKVPEPSAVLGLAFIAGFAALKRRQSR